Below is a genomic region from Candidatus Eremiobacteraceae bacterium.
ACGATGCTTCATCGAGGCCGCTGTCTCGCGCTTGCAGGAATAGCGCTCCGGCCGACGGCCGCGACGACACGACGTGTTCCAATCTGCCGTTCACGAAATGGAGCGCGACGCCGTCGTCCACGGCATAGCCGGCCGCGAGCTCGCCGCTCCGTATCATCGATCTGAATATCGGCTTTCGCTTTGGTTCGGTATCGAAGTGCGGACAAAAGCTGCCCTTAAGCCATCCCAAACAGGTGAGCGCCGAAAATCCGCCCGGGTTAGAGTCGGTGAGACCTTCTTCGAACCAGCACATCGCGCCGGCGCTGCTCCCGGCAAGGATCGTGCCCTGGGCGTATGCGCGGCGTATGACGTCTACGATTTCCCACTCCTTCCAGAGCACCAAGAGATTTCTGGTGTTCCCGCCGCCGACGAAGAGGACGTCCTGATTCTGCAGCAAGGTGCCCGCGGGCTTGCGTTCTTGCCGGAAGAGCGAAACGTGCGAAGCAGCGGCGCCGAGTTTTTCAAACACAACGTAGAAGCGCTGGATGTTGGTCTCAGCATCGCCGCTCGCGGTCGGCAAGAAGCACACGCGAGGCTTTTTCTTCGCCGTTTGCGCTAAGATATAGCGTTCGATCGCGAGCTTGTCCGGCTTATCGGAGAAGGCGCCGCCGCCAATAGCGACCACCTGCTTTTTCTTCACCATTGCCTTCCGCACGATCGGTCAAGCAGCCATGGTGGTCATGAGAGATTGCACGGCGGCTCTGATGTCCGTCACGTCGCACTGCGTTGTCTGCGCGATCCGCAAGAGCAACTCTTCTTGCACCTCTTGGTGGTGTAATAGTCGCGATATCGACTCGTGGTCGGCTTCGGCGCGGAGCTCCGCGTGCTCGCCGCCCTGCTTTTGCGCGACGGCGATGATGAAGATCAAGATCAATTGCAAGATGTTGGACATCGTGAGAAGGAACACGAACGGAAACGGATCCCAATGCGTGAACGATCCGACGACGACCCACGCGATCTGAGAGACGATCGCGATCGCAAGCGCC
It encodes:
- a CDS encoding DUF1003 domain-containing protein; its protein translation is MPEQASLLAHPNTDVGEHPMVRDVNAEHQQNLTSVEKLCKKIADATGAPVALAIAIVSQIAWVVVGSFTHWDPFPFVFLLTMSNILQLILIFIIAVAQKQGGEHAELRAEADHESISRLLHHQEVQEELLLRIAQTTQCDVTDIRAAVQSLMTTMAA
- a CDS encoding peptidase E; its protein translation is MVKKKQVVAIGGGAFSDKPDKLAIERYILAQTAKKKPRVCFLPTASGDAETNIQRFYVVFEKLGAAASHVSLFRQERKPAGTLLQNQDVLFVGGGNTRNLLVLWKEWEIVDVIRRAYAQGTILAGSSAGAMCWFEEGLTDSNPGGFSALTCLGWLKGSFCPHFDTEPKRKPIFRSMIRSGELAAGYAVDDGVALHFVNGRLEHVVSSRPSAGALFLQARDSGLDEASLSPIRLAAPKRSTSSQRRRVRQ